The segment GAAGAATTCTCAGTGTGGGTTAATTAACTGGATGGTGTTTGGTGTGACCTCTGGCTCTGGTAGGGTTTTTCTGTGGAAGGTCAAGAGAACATCCAGGAGATCCTCTCCAAACAACTGCTGCTCTGCCAGTTCCTCACTGCTATCTCTACACTCAGGACAGGTATGTGCGTTCATGCATGTGTATAAGTCAGTCACCGAAGACTGTCAACAAACCTGTCAAACGTGCATGTACTTGTACATGTACTTGCTCGTAAAGTGATTTAGTCTCTCTTTGTCTTCTTCAGGTGGTCACTTTGTCTGTAAGACATTTGATCTTTTCACTCCCTTCAGTGTGGGTTTAGTCTACCTCCTCTACCTCTCCTTCGACAGGATCTCACTCTTCAAACCTCTCACCAGCAGGCCTGCTAACTCTGAGAGGTGTGCTGCATTGATGTGTCTGTGTATTTGGGTCAATATGGTCAACATACAAGATGACTAGTTAGTATGAAGATGTGTATTCGGGGCCAAGTAGATATgactttattttgaccaaagttAATAATGTGTTAAAACTGCACTATAAAGCTCTGACCATTGGCCTTATAAAATGCTCtaaaatgttgttttatatGACACTCGAGTCGAGATGTCATGTGACAAACAGCAGGCGGAGTGCTTGTTGCTCCTGCATCTTTAAATGTATCCTGTTTAAGTAGAAGTTAAACCCCAAACTACCTGCTCTGCACTGGTCGGTCAGCTGCAGTCGCTCCATGAGGCACTGCCCGCCGTTACACAAGtttgtatgtaaatttaaaaaaatgagcaACAAATCCATTCTAAAGTCAAGGAAATGTTTAATTGGCTGCAGAGATGGTGAACAGCCCCAAGTGCAGTGGCAGCAACAAACGTCAAATCACCACCGGATGTGACCAGGAAGAAAGTTTGACCTCTGGAGTATTTAGACTGTCTGTATGCCCAGACAGCATGTTCAGCTTTACAGTTCACTGCCAGCTAGAATGAGAGAAACTTTTTCCACTTTTCAGATTTAGATTAGTCCTTATTAAAGATTTAAAGACTAAAGTTAAGTACGAACATTACTCAATGCTGTTACTGAGTTTAGATTCAAAAGTTTCACaccaaatagaatagaatagaatagaaaaatactttattcatccccaatAGGGgtaattcaaattagtcaagtagctcaaaaaattattaatatttacaatgattgtatattgacaacaacaataataataccaattctaataaaaatactactactaactaataataataataataataataaatgactaaataaataaatgaatgaataaaaaaaatcaatcaatcaatttgagaagaactcagcagtcactgttaaaaagccttatggctgtgggaacaaaggaccttctgaacctctcagtcctgcagcgcagagagatgagcctctcactgcagctgctcctctgtcctgtcaggatgctgtggagaggatgtttattgttctacaaaacagaatacaatttcctccgCTCCAAATAAATGTAAAGTTGCTTTCTTCTATGGATCCAGTGGCTCGACATACAAGATGACGTATGTTTGATTGATGATTTATCATCCGAAGACTCGGATGAAATTCTCTTGTTGAAACTGCGGGTGTCCTCTCATGTGGTGGTCAACAGGTACATCGTGTGCCGCGGTCTGAAACCTGGTTCAGACGCAGTCAGGGAGTACATGTTCAGAATCAACCTGAAGCTGAACCAACTCAGAAACAAGGACACAGATGTTACAGAGGTGGTTCCGCTGAGTATCATTAAGGAGGATGCTGACTTCTACCAGTTTATGGTCAACTCGAATGAGAGGTAGAAACACAGTTTTCACAAAGTCTTCACAAAGTCTTCTTCAAACAATGTGGCTGACAACGACTGAATTTTATCATCTCTGTAGCCTCTGTGCAGTCCAGATTAAGGCCTTGGCTAAGATCCACGCTTTTGTGGTTGACCCGTAAGTAACCACTGCTGCACCTGTCTTATTATCACAGGatggtgttttttgttttaaactaaATGTGTGGCCCTGTGGTGGCATCATTAGGTCACTCTCAGAGTCAAGGCAAGCTGACCTCAGGAAGGAGTGCCTGAAGCTTTGGGGGGTGAGTAGAAAAACTCAAACGCACTGAAAGTCAGTAAAACTGATACCGCATTTGCTGTTTCAGTTCCtacattttgtgtttgtgtctacTTCCAGGTCCCAGACAAGGCCAGAGTCGCTCCATCTTCATCAGACCCGAAGTCCAAATTCTATGAACTGATTAAGGTCAGATACAGAAGGTTTGAATGTGGGGAAATACGAGAGGATGAACGCCTAAATTTGTGTTTTCGGCTTTCCTTTTAAAGCAATTACGTTCAAACAATAATGCACAAAAGCACCACTGAAGCAGGGCTTTAAACCTTTTATGTAAATGTTCTTAAAATACTAAATTCTTGAGTATGGGTAAATCAGTTCCCATGTACCTATGAGTTTTCCAGTGATGATTGTTATTAGTTGGCTCGTTTCAAATGTGGTGGTGTCTCCGCCTGATCTTCCTCCCTGACCCTAACTTCTCCTCTTGTGCCTCAGAATTCAGATGTGGAGTCGTTCCAGTGTAAGCTGACCCCACTGAACTCCAGCACACTTGAGAAGTTGCGCCACATTTTTGACCACCGGTGCATTGTGGGAGGTGGAGAGCAGATCTTTCTTCTTGCGCTGGGAGTGAGTTGGTCTCGAGcttgtgtttagtttttttagagCAGTTGATCATTTGGAGGGTGAGATGGAAGTGAGAAGATGGGTTGCTGGGTGCTTCCCAACACAAGTGTTGTGGGATGAGCTGTTTTGGCAGCATGCTAATAGCCAACAGCATTATTACTGAATTGGGTTGGTGATAATCATAGCAGAAACACTGAAACTTCATCGACTGTGTGCATTGAACCTGTTTTCATCCTCTTCCGTGCTGTGTTTCATTTTGTAGAAGTCTCAGATATACACGTGGGATGGGAAGCAGCCTGTGCGCTGGAAAAAAATGGAGTATTTCAAGCTGGAGTTGCCAAGAGACACACTTCTAAGCGTGGAGATTGTCCAAGAGCTGAAGGGCGAGGTGAGAGGAGGGACCTAAAAAAATGGACCTTTGTCTTGACAGTTACAAGTAAAAGTGTGAGTTGCGTTTCGCTGGAGATGCAATCGGATGGCACAGCGTTTAAACTTTGGCACCTTCTGCTTGGTTCTCAGGGAAAAGCTCAACGCCGAATCAACGCAGTTCATGTTGTGGATGCACTAATTCTTAATGGCACTGATGTAAGAGATCGGCACTTCAACCAGCGGTAGGATTCTGTCACCTTCATCCTCTACCAGGAGTtaccagactttttttttttttttttcgagtaGTTTCCCACAGATAACTAAAGGAGGAGAGAAATATTACATTACGATAGATTTGTAAATGCTCTCTAATTAGAGAAATTATAATGATCCTTTTAGGGGATCCCGACCACCAGACCGGAAATCACCGGATATCTACTTAAACTTTGTAACACCTTGTTGTAAATGTTTCCGCATGAACacagcagtgaaaatgttttttattaagTTTCCAACAGTTTTCCTATATTTAAACACTTTCTATATTTCCAGGATCCAGATGGCTGAGAAGTTTGTGAAGGCAGTGGCTAAACCCAGCAGGCCAGATATGAACCCAATCAGGTACCAACTTTAATGCATTTGTCCAGTTTGAATGCTGCTGCGTAACTTGTAGGCAGGTATTTCAGTCTGACCACCGAATGGCTACAGATTAAGAAGTGGAAAAGCCCTGAGGTAACCCAAACTAAAACATTCCCAATGGTCAACGTGACATTTGAAACGGCGCTGACAAGAACTTCAGTGGGAGCTGTGATACACTAACGAAGACGCAGACCCATAGAAAAATCTATCATTTTTTTGTTGTGGTATTGTTATCATATTTGGATAAAGACTTGGTGAAGGCTGTCGTTTCCAACTTATAAATGTCAGCTTCAGTCATCTGCAGAATAGTTTGTAAAAAACTGTCAGTTGGTAAATAGGTTTGAACATCTGTTACTGATCCTTAATGTCTATAAAAAGGATTTTGAGTGTCCCCTCTCATAAGAATCCAAAATAATTTTGTCCAAATGGTGAAAAAAAACGCTCTCTGTAACTGCTCATTCCTTGAATTTATCTGCGCTCTTTGGCCCCAGGTAGTATCAGGGCTCTGACTCGTCTCCCTTTGGCTTACATACCATTTAAAACCACCGTGACCTCGGCATGAACTTGACGGCATGAACGACTGCTTCCCTATCTTTTCCCCGATAAGGTCCTTGTCAGAATAAAAGACAAGCGTTACATTTTCCAGTCACTTCATACATCTTCTCTGTAGACTCTGATTCAGTTTTCCACAACATTTTCGATCTACTTTGTCTGTGGCCTGGAGAGGTGTCAGTTTGCTGTCGTGGTTTATCAGACAGGAGGTCAAACGAGAGACCCTGTGACAAAATTAGGGACATGTAAATGCCCCCTTGAAgttgtatgatgaaacatttgaaTGCATCTTTTTTCCAAACAGAGTGAAGGAAGTTTACAGGCTGGAGGAAATGGAGAAAATCTTTGTCAGGTAAACAGCACTCGCATTAGATGCTGTGTACTGTTAACGATAAGGTACCTGTTATTATTGTGACAGTGTGATTAAGTACATAGAGATTAGATCAAGGGTATTTTGTCTCTCGTAATAAAAATAGTATATTGAAAGCTTGTGATTTATCTGATGTCCAGACTAGAGATGAAGATTACAAAGAGTTCAGGAGGTGTTCCTCGTCTGTCTTACACGGGAAGAGATGACCGACACTTCCTTCCCACCGGCCTCTACATCATTAAGACTGTCAATGGTTTGTATATGTGTTGCGCATCTTTTCTGTGGTATAACTGCAAGCTTCCTTTTTATgtgttgaattaaaaaaaatttttaaaaaagtgcaGAATTCCTTAAGACAGATTCTTCTCTTCACCCCTTCAGAGCCGTGGACGATGGCTTTCAGCAAAAACTCCAAAAAGAAGTTCTTCTATAACAAGTTAACAAAGGAATCGACATATGAAATGCCACCAAACTCTGCTGCTCCCTTCCAGTATGTGTCCTTCCTCCTTTCTGTTAAATGATGTGCGCACTACTACTGTGTCAGAACAGTTTTGTTACAGGCGTGGACGACGGGAGGGTCGTTAAGAGTACAGCCCTTAAGTATTTGTTGTGAAatgttgtgattttttttttttttttgaacaaaGTGCATTCTGATTGTCTTCTTTAGTGTTTGCCACTCTGAGCGGCTCTTCTGGGCCTGGGTGGACGGGGTCATAGTTCACGATTCTCAGACACGGGTGGACCCTGAGAAGCTGTCCAAAGACGAGTTCCTGTCCTTCATCCACCGGAATTACCAGCTCTGAATGGATGACCGAATCCCAACGCTTCTTCAGCTGCGACCTGTAGACAGGATAAAGGATATATTGCGGTTTCACGATCAATGTTTAATTTCACAGTGAAAGGAGGATTATCAAGATTTCacagcctttttttaaaaaaaaaacaactttttattGGCCGGTTGAGTGATAATAAGCAGCTAAATGACAATTATCAAGATCCTTTATATGACGTTCAGATGAGTTCAAATGAGTCCTCAGCAGGTTGGGACGAGAGTCTTGCAGTTGAAATGATGAAACCATGTTTATGGCCATTTGTAGCAGTGACATGTGGACAGACCGGTTTTCCTCCTTGCCTTTTCCGCTGCCCTTTGCTCTGTAAACTGTAATGAATAGGACAGGCCTCGTACGTCAGTATGGAGACAAAGAAAACGCTGCTGTTGTTTCTGCTATGCCTTGCATCTCCCTGTGGATCCAGAATTTCTTTATTCGTTTCTATGTTCggctgtgtgtttatgtgcatcAATCACAATAGCCAAGGTAGAGGGGGTTAAAATAGTTATTCAGCTATGCATCCGTGCCCACAATGCAGCTCGCTTTAAACCTGCTAAAAGGACGACTCTTCAGAGGGACACGAGGGTCTGTTCGCTCAGCCTCTCCATACAAACTGGCAGATATGTAGCTGGATCCCccaaaacagcaacaaacatGCTCATAATCTGCTTATCCTCACCATCATTTCAATTCATCATACCAGATGTAGCAGCTTTCTCCCGTTCATACTTAAAGTTTGTTAAGTTTTCCTGTTAGGTTTTGGGTGATTTGTATACCAACACCTTCCTTCTCATTGTGCCTTGTTTGTTCTGACGGTTGTTTTAAATGCTGCACAGATGTCATAATCCTCTTGTAAAGTGAACTCTCAAGCATTGGGTGTAAATAACAACAGGAAATAAATGGGAAATGCTGATCCAACAATGTGCTTTCAACTTCTTGGTTAAAGTTGATGTAAGGTATAGTTTGGAAAGCAACTGTGGTGCCTTTCAACTATTTCAAGTAAAATGCACAGAGCTTgttacagcttcatgttattttatacattaaaatgtcaaaaaaattCATTTTCTTTTGGTCAGTTTGGAGTAATTTGAATAAGGCAAAAAGCAAGATGGGGAAAATCCACTCTGCGACTTCAATATAATCTATTAACTTTGTGTTTGCACAGTAATGGCATTACTGGCATTTCTTTAGGTTAGTCTCGACCTTTCTCATTACAGGCTTGTGGAAGGACGACATCAAATAGATATTGAATTTATTTCAGTGCTTTACCAAATGAATGCAAAATAGCATATTTTTCGCAtttactatataaataaaagaaaacttaACACAGAAATGTTGCTAAATCGGTACGGGACGGTGTCATTGAGAAATCTTATTTTATAATTCTCTTTTGCCGTTAGCGTGAACGTAAATCTTACGTAAACTGGGATTTTCTTCatagttttatttcatttattaaaTGGGCtgtggtggaaaaaaaatacactaaAATTGGTTCAAACGGAGATtaaaattgaactttttagTGTTGACGCAGAGTCTCATTCTGAAGATTACGTCACTCGACCAATCAGATTTCAGACATTTTGTGACCGGAAGCGATGTTATGAAAACTCACAAACTCGCTCCACGCCCTGTCACAGAGGAGCTAACGCGCTAATCCGCAGGTAATTGTGTCTGCTTTtattatttcaatttttttttacagatttaaATTGGTGTAAATCCCTCACCGAGTACCGGAACTGAATATACTGTAATTGTAGTAGTAAGATGCGTTGACGTAACATTTGTGCGTGAACTTGTTCTCTATCTGTTTGGATACGATGCTTTGCAGTGGTTGGAAAAGCTTGACAGAAAGCACAGCAGAAGTTTGCAAATATTATTTCTAGTTGGAGAAATCTCACCAGCTGCTCGTCAGTCATGCTGAAAGCCGTCGGACAAGCTTTGTTCTCAACTGGACTGCAGAATCCTAAATTTACAGCAGAGCAGAAAAAGGTAAATATTTCCCAGTTATCTCGTAAAAAAATGCAGACCTTTGGTCTGCTGTGAACTGCTCTGCTTGGCTAAATATCATGCGATCAAGCACCAAAGTGCAGAGTTGGAGCTCACATCGTGTACAGTTAACGGTTAGATTAGAGCTCAGTTATTCTGTTTATCTGTACTGGTTTATCAGAAATACCAGACACTGGCCTACTCCAGGTTTTCAGAGCAAAGTTTGGGGTTTTCTGTGTCTCTTTGCTTTATGCTATTGTAATTCAACAGGTGTCTGCTCACACTCATGTGACCTCTGTTATTGTTCCATCCGCAGAACATCACATGACACCAGTCCCTATTTCATTCACCCTTAAATGGATTGTTTTAGCTTTGTGGAACATTCCAATTTAGTTGATTAAAAGGGTAAATGGATCCTACTTTTCTAGCCTATTTGACCACctaaagcaacaaaaaaaagtataatGTGATGTATTTGTCCTGATGAGATTTTGCATGAATGGGAATTTGTGTTAAACACTTTTGAATTTGTGACATTTGTCATTTACACATGAAGAAAATATATGCTCCTTTTTTGAGTATTTGAAAATGAATATAATAGATTAGTCAGAAATAATaatgaacaaaaaataaataaataaataaataaataaataaaaaaaatgccgTCAGCAGCAGCCATATTGAGTGTGCATCTGTGTTTAGGAAGGACAAGATTATGAGATCCGCACCTACCAAACTACTAAGTGGGTGAGCACCACTCTGAGTGGGATGCAGTTGGAAGAGTCTGCAAAGACCGGCTTCCGCAGGCTTTTTAGCTACATCCAAGGCAGCAATGAAAACAGTGAGTTTTGTCCAAATTTCCAATCTTCTAATTTTTACAGCGAAGGGACAAATGACAAGCTTCACACCTTCATGCAACCTTTAAGCAGCAGGTGATTCGCTTTATTTCATACCGCTAATGCGgttttttcatttccttttttgtttgtttgtttgtttt is part of the Odontesthes bonariensis isolate fOdoBon6 chromosome 24, fOdoBon6.hap1, whole genome shotgun sequence genome and harbors:
- the cmtr1 gene encoding cap-specific mRNA (nucleoside-2'-O-)-methyltransferase 1; protein product: MKRRNAAAVFTPLQGAKRRRDDSSSGEESQSRQDSSQNDSLSDQEDHRPGFSMPSISSPSFDAEDTDGSTQAASNFSMYNSVSQKLMAKMGFREGEGLGKFGQGRKEIVEASTQRGRRGLGLTLQGFQGELNVDWRDEPEPSAVEKITWFPECTTENPDADELRDWMTLGPRKLKIEDETEFCTEDLLHTVLRCKTVFDNLEGEEMRRARTRSNPYETIRGGIFLNRAAMKMANIDQCFDFMFTNPKDSEGKPLTKDREGELLYFGDVCAGPGGFSEYILWKRRWHAKGFGMTLKGPCDFKLEDFYAAPSELFEPYYGEGGVDGDGDITRPENMTAFRNFVMENTERRGLHFLMADGGFSVEGQENIQEILSKQLLLCQFLTAISTLRTGGHFVCKTFDLFTPFSVGLVYLLYLSFDRISLFKPLTSRPANSERYIVCRGLKPGSDAVREYMFRINLKLNQLRNKDTDVTEVVPLSIIKEDADFYQFMVNSNESLCAVQIKALAKIHAFVVDPSLSESRQADLRKECLKLWGVPDKARVAPSSSDPKSKFYELIKNSDVESFQCKLTPLNSSTLEKLRHIFDHRCIVGGGEQIFLLALGKSQIYTWDGKQPVRWKKMEYFKLELPRDTLLSVEIVQELKGEGKAQRRINAVHVVDALILNGTDVRDRHFNQRIQMAEKFVKAVAKPSRPDMNPIRVKEVYRLEEMEKIFVRLEMKITKSSGGVPRLSYTGRDDRHFLPTGLYIIKTVNEPWTMAFSKNSKKKFFYNKLTKESTYEMPPNSAAPFHVCHSERLFWAWVDGVIVHDSQTRVDPEKLSKDEFLSFIHRNYQL